CCGTTTTTCCGGCGCTCACTTGTACGGCTCAGGCAACGTATCTGACCGGTAAACACCCTGCCGGACACGGTATCGTGGGGAACGGCTGGTACTTTAGGGATGAAGCCGAAGTGAAATTATGGAAACAGTCCAACAAACTGGTACAGGCTCCTAAAATCTGGGACATGGCAAAAGCCCTGAATCCGGAGTTTACCTGTGCGAACATGTTCTGGTGGTACAATATGTATTCCGGAGCGGACTTTTCGGTTACACCGCGGCCGCAGTATTGGGCTGACGGGCAGAAGAAACCCGATTGCTACAGTCAGCCGGCCTATCTCAGGGATCAGTTACAGCAGGAACTGGGAACATTTCCCTTATTTGATTTCTGGGGACCAAAAACAACCATAAAATCCAGTAAGTGGATCGCCGATGCTTCTAAACTGGTACACCAATGGCAAAATCCGACCCTTATGCTTGTTTACCTGCCGCATCTGGATTACTGCTGTCAGAAGTTTGCGCCCGGTTCACAGGAAATACAAAAGGATTTAAAAGAAATTGATGCCGTTTGTGAAGACCTAATCGGTTTCTTTGAAGCCAGGGGAGTAACCCCGATAGTGGTTTCGGAATACGGGATCACACCGGTAAACCACCCGGTCCATATTAACAGGATATTACGCGACAGCGGCTATATTACCATACGGGAAGAAAGAGGACTGGAGCTGCTGGATGCCGGTCAGTCATTGGCATTTGCCCTTGCCGATCACCAGATCGCCCATGTGTATGTGCGCAATCCCGAAAAGATTAATGTCGTCAAAACCATACTGGAACAGGTTCCCGGTATCGAACTTGTTCTGGACGAAGCCGGCAAAAAAGAGTATAACATTAACCACGAACGCGCCGGAGAATTGATCTGTATAGCCGATAAAAACAGCTGGTTTACCTATTATTACTGGAAAGATGATAACAGGGCTCCGGATTTTGCCCGGACAGTCGATATTCATAAAAAACCGGGCTATGATCCCGTGGAAATGTTTCTGGATCCGCATAAAAAAATGATGCTGCCCAGAATTGTCCTGAAACTGCTGCGTAAAAAATTAGGTTTCCGCACCCTGATGGATGTTATTCCACTGGATGCCGGTCTTGTAAAAGGATCACACGGAAGAATAGCTGTTGAAGATACCGATAAACCATTGCTGATAAGTCCGCTGGATACTGCCCAAAAAATAAACGCAACAGAAGTGTGCCCGATTATTCTGAAAGCAATTTTCGGAGAACAGGCCCCCGGTAAAACGGAACCGGCAATTATGGAACAAATACCAATAACCAGTTAAATTTACCATTATGGATTTTACAGACATGATTCAGACCAACCAGGTGGTCATTAAATTATCGGTAAGTAACGTACCGGTAGCGCAAAAGTTTTATACCGAAAAATTAGGTTTTAAAGTGGTACCGGACTACACCATCAACAAAGGCGGTACCTATGAAAAAGATTCCTATATACAGCTTACAAACGAAGGAATGGAGCACAAAGTTGCTTTGGGATTGTATAAGGATATTGACGAACCGCTGCAGCCGGAAGATACCGGAACCGCACCTACTTTTATGGTAAAAGACATCGATTCGGTTCGCCAATATTTGCTTTCGGAAGGGGTGACCGTTAGTGATATTGTTGAAAATACTTCCGACAAAGGTTATATTGACCGCTTCGCTTTCTTTTCGGATCCTGATAATAATACCTTGGCAATTCGCCAGAATATGAATTAAAAAGACATTTTGAATTAAAAAAAACACGTTGCCGGATTTTATCCGGCAACGTGTTTTTTTATGGATCAATTAGTAATTAAAGTGTTGTAAAACAATACTTCCTGTTGAAATTAAACGGTACATGACTGCAATTAGCAGCTATAGCATTCCCGGAATAATTTCAGATACCTTTGTCATTGTGAAATCCGGATATCAGGATTAAAATGACAAGAAAAAATAGAGAAATAATTTTTTTTGTCATAACGAGCGTTGATTTGGGATTAAAAATCAGATCCTTATATAGCTTATAGAAAATAGTGGCTGTTAAGAAATCTAAAACTATCGCTTTATAGTACATAAGACTGCCAATGCTTTAAAAGGTTTAACCGAAACTTTAACGCTGGTATTATTTTTATTTAGTCTAAATAGGTGTATTTTTGCTCCCGATTATATAAAGCCTATATCGTGAAACAAATTTTTACCCTTCTGCTGATATTGCTCATCCAGTATCAGGTTACCGCCCAGAATACTTCCAATACCGAACTAAACGGAAATGTCCTTAACAATAACCTTCCCCTTGAATTTGTCACGGTAGCACTACTGGATAGTGATACCCGGAAAATAATTAGCAGTACGATTACCGATACAAACGGTAACTATACTTTTGCGGCAGTGGCACCCGGCGATTATATCGTAACGGCAAGCTTTATCGGTTACAGCACTTCCGGATCGGAACGCATCACAATCCATTCCGGCGACCGGAATAAAACAATAGCTGCCATAGTGTTAAAGGAAGATAAAACACTGCTCAATGAAGTCGTGGTAGAAGCCACGGTAAAGAAACCTTTGATACAGCTGCAATCGGATAAGATTGTGATGAACATTGAAAACAGTGCCTTATCAGAAGGGAATACGGCTTTGGAACTACTTGAAAAAGCACCGGGAGTTATAGTGGATAATGACGGGAACATCAGCCTGAGAGGAAAGCAGGGAGTGACGATCATGATTAATGATAAGAAAACATATTTATCCCAGCAGCAGCTGACCAATCTGCTAAAAGGAACGGCTTCTTCTTCGGTAGGAACGATTGAGGTGATTACCAATCCTTCTGCCAAATATGATGCGGCCGGGAATGCCGGAGTCATTAATATCAAACTAAAGAAAAACAACAAATCCGGATTTAACGGATCGGTAAACGGCAATTACGGCAGGGGACGTAAAAACCGGTTTGGCAGCGGATTAAACCTGAATTATAAAGCTAATAAATACAATTTTTACGGTAGCTACGACCAGTATTACCGCGGGGAAAGCGAAACATTCACTTTCGAACGAAAATTTTATACTGACGGGAACCGTCAGCAGCTCGACAAAATCTCGAATCAGTACAGTGTAACCGACGAACCTTTAAAAACCAACAACTTTAAAGCAGGAGTAGAGTATGATCTTTCCGAAAATACCTTTATTGGTTTTAGCCTTACGGGCGATGTGGGAAGCTATACCAGCAACAGTATGTCCGAAAATAAAGTACGATTAGCAGCCAGCGAGTTGCTTTCCGATGCGCTGACAAACAATCACAACCATTCCAAATGGAACAGCCTGAGTTATAACGGAAGTTTTTTACATAAATTCAACCAGGGCAAGCAGGAAATCAGTGCCGATCTGGATTATACCCATTCCCGTTTCCGGGACAATGCGCTTCTGGAAACCCAATTCAATCCTACAGCCAGCCAGAATGCTTATCTGTCGACCCGTAGGGGAATGACCCCTTCGTCGACTACTATTTTTGTAGCCAAAGCCGATTATATTTATCGCATCAAAGAAAAATTAAGCTTTGAAGGCGGATGGAAGAGCAGTTTTGTAAAATCGGACAACGATGTGCAATACGATACAATTGCGGCCGGTAACTGGACGATTGACAAAGGAACGACCAACCATTTTATTTATAAAGAGCAGATCCATGCCGGTTATGTCAATTACAAGCAAAGTTTCCGCTTTATGGAAGTTCAGGCAGGGCTGAGAGCGGAATATACACATGCGGAAGGAAACCAGGTAACGCTGAACTCCGTTGTTAAAAGAGATTATGTACAGCTGTTCCCGAGCCTGTTCCTAAAGAAAAACATCGGCGAGCGTCATGCCGTACAACTGTCATACAGCAGAAGGATTGACCGTCCGGATTATTACGACCTGAACCCGTTCCGTTTTTTCAGGGATGCGTTTATTTTCTATGAAGGAAATCCATACCTGCAGCCGGAGCTGACCCATTCTGTGGAAGGTGGTTATTCCTTTTTGAGCAAGCACATGATTAACTTTTTCTACAGCAGTACCGATGATGTGATCGTCGATGCGATTACGCAGATAGACAATAGCAATACCACCATACTGCGTTCGGAAAACCTGAGCAAAAGAAAGAATTACGGATTCAGCCTTACGTCTGCTGTAAAAATAAGCCGTTGGTGGGATGCGAACACCTTTGTGAATGTCTATAAAAATGAATTCAGCGGTGAGCAAAACGAAACGGCTGTAGCCACGGGCATCTGGAGCTATACCGTCAATTCCCAGCACAGTATGAAATTTAAACAGGGATTATCGGCCGAATTCAGTTTCCAGTACAACTCCAGATCCATTTACAGCACTTTCGAACGAAAAGACTTTTTTGTGGTATCCACAGGATTGCAAAAAAAGATACTGGACAACAAGGCAACAGTGAAAGTAGCGGTAAACGATATCTTTAAAAGCCGACGTTTCTACAGAACCATGCAGTTTAACAATATCGACATGAAAGAGAATATCAATCTCGACAGCCGTATTGTAAACGTTTCATTTACGTATAATTTCGGTGACCAGAGCAATGCCGCCCGAAAAATAAACAAGGAAGAGGACGATACGAAAAAAAGAATGAAATAGTAACCAACCGGAATTTGAACACAAACTATTTCAATAGCGAACCATTATAAAGGGTTCGCTTTTTTTTTGTGGGATACCTCATACCAATAACCGGAACAACAGCATTGTTTTTAGTATATTTGAATAGGACAAATTGAGTTACGGACACATTCACACAATCAAACCTCAAAAATCAAACCTCTAACCTCTAATATCCTATATCAAACTTCTAATATCTAACCTCATGAACACCCCCCACAACCCGGTGGTCTATTTTGAAATTCCGGTAACGGATGTAGACCGGGCCATAACATTTTACCAGGCCGTTTTTGCTTTTGAATTTGAAAAGGATATAATTGACGGCAATGAAATGGCTTTTTTCCCGATAAAAGAAAACGGTTCCGGCATTTCGGGCGGACTGGCAAAAGGAGAAATCTATAAACCTACGACAGACGGTTGCTTGCTGTATTTCCGAACAGCAGACATAACCGAAACATTAGCACTTGCAGTGCAAAACGGCGGGAAAATCCTTTTTCCGAAAACCTCCAACGGAGAATGGGGCTTTGTAGCCGAATTTGAAGACAGTGAAGGAAACCGGATCGCTTTACGGCAATTTGTCCGTTAATATAAAAAAAACAGCGGGCTTAAAAACCCGCTGCTTCGATCAGACGTTTGCAATAAAAGGTGCTTTCCTATGATATTGGGTATCGGTTAATTGGGCAATAAGAAAAAGTGCCAGGTTTTTTGCACCGATCGTATTCCCGGAACAATCCTGTGTACTGACCCTGATTTCGGTAATCTCATCGGTCAGTTCAATTAACGGAAGCCTTACCAAAGTCCAGTCGGCCTCGCTTTGCGATAATATGGCATACTCTTGCTGTTTATCGGCAGTCGTTTCCGGGTAATGCGTTTTCATCCAGTCGGTAGCTGCCTGCACCGCCGGATTTTTGGTATCCTGAGGTGTAGCTACATTTAAACCGGTAATAACGATATACCGGTTGATTTCTAACTCTTGCATGGCTGCTAATATATTTGTTGTGGCGGTACTGAATATGGACGTTTCACTATTGGGTATTCCTAAACCGAGCGTACTGATGATGGCATCACAGCCCGTCAATAACGATTTGATATCCTGATAGGAATTGGCATTGCCGGTAATCACGTCCATTAATGGATTCTTGAAAGGCAGGTGTTCCGGATTCCGGATCAGCAGTTTGGTCTCAAAACCGCTGTTTAGTAAGGTGGTTACAAGAAATTTTCCGGCTTTACCGGTTCCGCCAAGTACGGCTATTTTGATTGGTTTCATAATCATTGTTTATAAAATTAGACATGGAAAAATCATGCTCCTCTTCGTGAAGAACAGTAATTTCTGCAAAACACATGTTTCGCAAAATCAGGGGTACTATTTTATAAACAGATTCTAATAGTGTAAATATAGCCTGTATTTTAAAACGAAATGCGGTTTAAGAAAAGGAATTGACTGTACGGAATAAATAATTTTCATAACTTCGGAATTCACAATGATGTGTTGTATATCCCGGTATGAGAGGGTTTATGATATTGATTTACAATTTTTTATAAATACTAAATATGAATAAAACCAGAATAGTAGTTGCCGGAATCGGAGGCGTTGGCGGATATTTCGGTGGACTTTTAGCAAAACATTTTGATAAGGATGATGCCGTATCGGTTTGTTTTTTAGCTCGTGGCGAACATTTAAAAGCGATAAAGAAGGATGGCCTGAAAGTCGTAAAAGGAGCGGATCAGTTTGTAGGAATGCCGGCATTGGCAACAGATGATGCTTCCGAGATCGGTATCGCAGATTTTGTTATCGTTACCACTAAAAGCTATGATTTGGAGCAGGCCGTTGCCCAGTTAAAACCCTGTATTGACAGTAAAACCGTTATCGTACCTTTTCTTAACGGTGTAGACAGCCGGGAGCGTATTAAAAGTGTTTTTCCGGAAAATATGGTTTTGGATGGCTGTGCCTATATTGTTTCCCGCTTAACAGAAGCCGGAAAAGTAGAGAACCTGGGGAATATTGAAAAACTGTTTTTCGGATTGGATCATTTCGAAAACGAACAATTACGGCAATTGGAAAGCCTTTTTATACAGGCGGGTATAGAAGCCAAATTATCGGTTAATATTGCTACGGTTATCTGGGAGAAATTTATTTTTATTGCCGCTATTGCCACGGCCACAACCTATTTTGACTGCAATATCGGAGCTATAGTGTCCGATCCTGAAAAGGTACAGGCTTTTACCGATTTAGTCAATGAAGTAAAACAGGTTGCTCTGGCAAAACAAATTGCCATTGTTCAGGATATAACCGACAGAACATTAAAAATATTGCATGCCATGCCAGCGGAAGCAACATCGTCCATGCATTCTGATTTTCTGAATAAAAAGGCACATAACGAACTGCAGTCACTCACCGGTTATGTTGTTCGGGAAGGAGAAAGATACGGACTGAAAACGCCGGCATTCAACAAAATGTTCGGCGCACTGGAACATAAAACACAACAGTAAGCAATCATACATTCAAAAAAAGAAAACAATGGTAAAATTCGGATATACAATTCTATACGTCGCTGACGTCACCAAAGCCATCAGCTTTTATGAAAACGCTTTTGGTTTTGAACGAAAATTTATAACACCGGAAAACGATTATGGCGAATTAAATACCGGTGCCACCACAATTTCTTTTGCTTCAAAAGGATTAGCGGCTACGAACCTGCCGGACGGTTTTATTGAAAGCAGCCCGGAGAACAAACCTTTTGCGATAGAATTGGGTTTTGTTACAGATCAGGTAGCGGAAGTAACCGAGCAGGCTAAAAAGGCCGGAGCGGTTGTTGTCATGGAGCCCAAACAAAAACCATGGGGACAGATTGTCGCTTATATACGGGATACAGACGGTTTCCTGGTTGAAATCTGTACACCGGCACATTAATAAATAGGCTAAGACTATAATTGCA
This region of Flavobacterium inviolabile genomic DNA includes:
- a CDS encoding alkaline phosphatase family protein; amino-acid sequence: MQQTAVINIVGLTSGLLKDKDLFLSKWLSKKGQLSTIEPVFPALTCTAQATYLTGKHPAGHGIVGNGWYFRDEAEVKLWKQSNKLVQAPKIWDMAKALNPEFTCANMFWWYNMYSGADFSVTPRPQYWADGQKKPDCYSQPAYLRDQLQQELGTFPLFDFWGPKTTIKSSKWIADASKLVHQWQNPTLMLVYLPHLDYCCQKFAPGSQEIQKDLKEIDAVCEDLIGFFEARGVTPIVVSEYGITPVNHPVHINRILRDSGYITIREERGLELLDAGQSLAFALADHQIAHVYVRNPEKINVVKTILEQVPGIELVLDEAGKKEYNINHERAGELICIADKNSWFTYYYWKDDNRAPDFARTVDIHKKPGYDPVEMFLDPHKKMMLPRIVLKLLRKKLGFRTLMDVIPLDAGLVKGSHGRIAVEDTDKPLLISPLDTAQKINATEVCPIILKAIFGEQAPGKTEPAIMEQIPITS
- a CDS encoding VOC family protein produces the protein MDFTDMIQTNQVVIKLSVSNVPVAQKFYTEKLGFKVVPDYTINKGGTYEKDSYIQLTNEGMEHKVALGLYKDIDEPLQPEDTGTAPTFMVKDIDSVRQYLLSEGVTVSDIVENTSDKGYIDRFAFFSDPDNNTLAIRQNMN
- a CDS encoding outer membrane beta-barrel family protein; this encodes MKQIFTLLLILLIQYQVTAQNTSNTELNGNVLNNNLPLEFVTVALLDSDTRKIISSTITDTNGNYTFAAVAPGDYIVTASFIGYSTSGSERITIHSGDRNKTIAAIVLKEDKTLLNEVVVEATVKKPLIQLQSDKIVMNIENSALSEGNTALELLEKAPGVIVDNDGNISLRGKQGVTIMINDKKTYLSQQQLTNLLKGTASSSVGTIEVITNPSAKYDAAGNAGVINIKLKKNNKSGFNGSVNGNYGRGRKNRFGSGLNLNYKANKYNFYGSYDQYYRGESETFTFERKFYTDGNRQQLDKISNQYSVTDEPLKTNNFKAGVEYDLSENTFIGFSLTGDVGSYTSNSMSENKVRLAASELLSDALTNNHNHSKWNSLSYNGSFLHKFNQGKQEISADLDYTHSRFRDNALLETQFNPTASQNAYLSTRRGMTPSSTTIFVAKADYIYRIKEKLSFEGGWKSSFVKSDNDVQYDTIAAGNWTIDKGTTNHFIYKEQIHAGYVNYKQSFRFMEVQAGLRAEYTHAEGNQVTLNSVVKRDYVQLFPSLFLKKNIGERHAVQLSYSRRIDRPDYYDLNPFRFFRDAFIFYEGNPYLQPELTHSVEGGYSFLSKHMINFFYSSTDDVIVDAITQIDNSNTTILRSENLSKRKNYGFSLTSAVKISRWWDANTFVNVYKNEFSGEQNETAVATGIWSYTVNSQHSMKFKQGLSAEFSFQYNSRSIYSTFERKDFFVVSTGLQKKILDNKATVKVAVNDIFKSRRFYRTMQFNNIDMKENINLDSRIVNVSFTYNFGDQSNAARKINKEEDDTKKRMK
- a CDS encoding VOC family protein, whose translation is MNTPHNPVVYFEIPVTDVDRAITFYQAVFAFEFEKDIIDGNEMAFFPIKENGSGISGGLAKGEIYKPTTDGCLLYFRTADITETLALAVQNGGKILFPKTSNGEWGFVAEFEDSEGNRIALRQFVR
- a CDS encoding NAD(P)-dependent oxidoreductase — encoded protein: MKPIKIAVLGGTGKAGKFLVTTLLNSGFETKLLIRNPEHLPFKNPLMDVITGNANSYQDIKSLLTGCDAIISTLGLGIPNSETSIFSTATTNILAAMQELEINRYIVITGLNVATPQDTKNPAVQAATDWMKTHYPETTADKQQEYAILSQSEADWTLVRLPLIELTDEITEIRVSTQDCSGNTIGAKNLALFLIAQLTDTQYHRKAPFIANV
- a CDS encoding ketopantoate reductase family protein, whose protein sequence is MNKTRIVVAGIGGVGGYFGGLLAKHFDKDDAVSVCFLARGEHLKAIKKDGLKVVKGADQFVGMPALATDDASEIGIADFVIVTTKSYDLEQAVAQLKPCIDSKTVIVPFLNGVDSRERIKSVFPENMVLDGCAYIVSRLTEAGKVENLGNIEKLFFGLDHFENEQLRQLESLFIQAGIEAKLSVNIATVIWEKFIFIAAIATATTYFDCNIGAIVSDPEKVQAFTDLVNEVKQVALAKQIAIVQDITDRTLKILHAMPAEATSSMHSDFLNKKAHNELQSLTGYVVREGERYGLKTPAFNKMFGALEHKTQQ
- a CDS encoding VOC family protein, with protein sequence MVKFGYTILYVADVTKAISFYENAFGFERKFITPENDYGELNTGATTISFASKGLAATNLPDGFIESSPENKPFAIELGFVTDQVAEVTEQAKKAGAVVVMEPKQKPWGQIVAYIRDTDGFLVEICTPAH